A stretch of DNA from Acidimicrobiales bacterium:
CCGGCTGGGAGGTGGCGGTCAACGTCCATGTCAGCATCGACGACGACGTGGCCACCGCGCTCTGGCCGGTGAAGGCCATGCTCGGCTTCTACATCGGGGGCATGGGCGCCAAGACAAAGAACTTCCACACCGAGCTCATGTCCCGCATGGGCTACGAGGAAGAGGCGCACCGCATCCAGGACCTCTTCTTCGAGGGCAAGCGCGACGAGGCCATCCTCGCCGTGCCCGACGCCTTCGCCGACGAGATCTCGCTGGTGGGCCCGCCCGAGCGCATCCGCGAGCGCATCGAGGGCTGGCGCTCGAGCCCGGTGACGACGCTGCTCATCGGCAACCACGATCCCGCCGTCCTCGCCCTCCTCGCCGACCTGACCCGCTGACGACCCCGGCGCCGCCAGATCCCCCAGGGAGATTTGGGGGATCCCCCGGATTCCGCCGGGCCCCTCGTGGGCGCACCGTGGGGGCATGGCCTCCCCCACCGCCACCGCCGTCGCCCCCTCGACCACGGAGGCGCCCGCCCTGCTGAGCGTCGACGCCCTCGTCGACGCCACGCCGGCGTCGCGGGACCGCTTCGTCGACCTGCTCCGGGCGCTGTCGATCCTCGTCGTGGTCCTCTGGCACTGGGTGTTCTCGGTGACGCACTGGACCGACGGTGGCGCCCTCACCATGCCCAACCCGGTCGGCGACGTCCGCCTGCTCTGGCTGGCCACCTGGCTCCTCCAGGTCATGCCCCTGTTCTTCCTCGTCGGCGGGTTCTCGAACCTCGCCGCCTGGGAGGCCACCCGTCGCCGCGGCGGCACGGCCCGTGAGTTCCTCCGCTCGCGCCTCCAGCGGCTGTTCCGGCCCGTCGCCGTCTATCTCGCGGTGTGGGCGGCGATCGACGCCACCGCCCGCGCCCTCGTTGCCGACTACCCGGGTGTCCTCCATTGGGGCCGGGTCGTGTTCGTCCCCCTCTGGTTCCTCGCGGTCTACGCCGGCGTGGTCCTGCTCGTGCCCGTCACGGCCCGCCTGCACCGCCACGGCCGTGAGCTCACCATCGTCGGCCTCGGGGCCGCCATCGCCCTCGTCGACCTCGGTCGCTTCCGCTTCGGCCTCGACGCACTGGGCTACGCCAACGCCGCCCTGGTCTTCGTCTTCGCCCACCAGCTCGGCTACTTCTGGCGGGACGGTCGCATGAGCGGCACGGATGCCGAGGCCCGCAACCGGCGGTGGGCCCTGGTGATCGGGGGCCTGAGCGCCCTGGTGGTGCTCACCAACCTGGGCGTGTACCCGAGATCGATGGTGGCCGTGCGGGGCGAGGCCGTCAGCAACATGTTCCCCACCACCGCCTGCATCGCCGCCCTTGCGGTGCTCCAGCTGGGCGTGGTGCTCACGCTGCGGCCCGCCGCCGAGCGCTGGTTGGCACGACGCTCGGTCTGGCGTGCCGTCGTGGCCGCCAACGGGGTGGCCATGACCGTGTTCACCTGGCACATGACCGCCCTCGTCGTGGCCATCGGCGTGTTCGAGGCACTCGGCGGCGATCTCGGCGCCGAGGCCACCGCCTCCTGGTGGTCGACCCGACCCCTGTGGGTCCTCGCCCCGGCCGTGGTCCTCGCCGGCCTCGTCGCCGCCTTCGCCCGCTTCGAGCGCCCGGCGCTACGGGAGCGGTGAGGGCGTCCGCTAGCTTCGACCACATGTCGGCCGACGGAGGCGCCAAGGCGATCGTCGCCGCCTTCATCGCCAACATGGGCATCGCCGTCGCCAAGTTCATCGGCTTCCTGGTCACGGGCTCGTCGTCGATGCTGGCCGAGAGCATCCACTCGGTGGCCGACTCGGGCAACCAGGCACTCCTGGTGCTGGGCCGCAGGCGGGGGCGGCGCGCCCGCGACGCCGCCCACCCCTTCGGCCACGGCCGCGAGCGCTACTTCTGGGCCTTCGTCGTGGCCCTGGTGCTGTTCACCCTCGGCGCGGCCTTCTCGGTCTACGAGGGCGTCCACAAGCTCCAGCACCCCGAGCACCTCGAATCCGCGCAGTGGGCCATCGGCATCCTGCTCGTCGCCATCTGCCTCGAGGCGTTCTCCTTCCGCACCGCGATCCACGAGTCGAACCTCGTGCGTGGCCGGCAGGGGTGGGCCACCTTCATCCGCCGTTCCCGCAGCCCCGAGCTGCCCGTCGTGCTGCTCGAGGACTTCGGCGCCCTCATCGGCCTCGCGCTGGCCCTGACCGGCGTCGGCCTCACCGTCATCACCGACGACCCCATGTGGGACGCCATCGGCACGATCTGCATCGGCTCGCTCCTCGCGGTGATCGCCGTGGTGCTGGCGTCCGAGATGAAGAGCCTGCTCATGGGCGAGACCGCCACCGAGGAGGACCAGGCGACCATCGTCGAAGCCATCGAGTCCGCTCCGTCGGTGAACAGCGTGATCTACGTGCGCACGCAGCACCTCGGGCCCGACGACATCCTGGTGGCGGCGAAGGTCGACCTCGACCACGAGCTCACGGTCGAAGGGGTCGCCGCAGCCATCGACGAGCTCGAACGGCGCGTCCGAGTGGTCGTCCCGGCGGCGACCATGATCTTCATCGAGCCCGACATCCTCCGCGCCCAGGCCCAGAACGAGTCATGAGCCCCCCCGAACCCTCCCCCTCCGAGCACGAGCGTCCCGACGCCGACGAACGCGGTGCCAGCGACCAGGCGAGTGCGCTCGGCC
This window harbors:
- a CDS encoding acyltransferase; the encoded protein is MASPTATAVAPSTTEAPALLSVDALVDATPASRDRFVDLLRALSILVVVLWHWVFSVTHWTDGGALTMPNPVGDVRLLWLATWLLQVMPLFFLVGGFSNLAAWEATRRRGGTAREFLRSRLQRLFRPVAVYLAVWAAIDATARALVADYPGVLHWGRVVFVPLWFLAVYAGVVLLVPVTARLHRHGRELTIVGLGAAIALVDLGRFRFGLDALGYANAALVFVFAHQLGYFWRDGRMSGTDAEARNRRWALVIGGLSALVVLTNLGVYPRSMVAVRGEAVSNMFPTTACIAALAVLQLGVVLTLRPAAERWLARRSVWRAVVAANGVAMTVFTWHMTALVVAIGVFEALGGDLGAEATASWWSTRPLWVLAPAVVLAGLVAAFARFERPALRER
- a CDS encoding cation diffusion facilitator family transporter, whose product is MSADGGAKAIVAAFIANMGIAVAKFIGFLVTGSSSMLAESIHSVADSGNQALLVLGRRRGRRARDAAHPFGHGRERYFWAFVVALVLFTLGAAFSVYEGVHKLQHPEHLESAQWAIGILLVAICLEAFSFRTAIHESNLVRGRQGWATFIRRSRSPELPVVLLEDFGALIGLALALTGVGLTVITDDPMWDAIGTICIGSLLAVIAVVLASEMKSLLMGETATEEDQATIVEAIESAPSVNSVIYVRTQHLGPDDILVAAKVDLDHELTVEGVAAAIDELERRVRVVVPAATMIFIEPDILRAQAQNES